In Bicyclus anynana chromosome 1, ilBicAnyn1.1, whole genome shotgun sequence, a single window of DNA contains:
- the LOC112044225 gene encoding trypsin CFT-1-like, whose translation MRVAFLLLTLALAVTAKPRDERIVGGTVTTIEQWPMGVAMLQSLVGLAHMQTCGGSILNNRSVLSAAHCFVRTRPIQWRMRIASTRSNSGGIVHDTERIISHPSFVSRTADSDVAILRTTTRIVFSNSARAGAIAGANYNLPDNSVVWAIGWGVTSEGSILPPERLRQVQVWTVNQAICAQRYGARGRTITANMLCSGWLDVGGRDQCQGDSGGPLLHNNVVVGVCSFGNGCARARYPGVNARVSRFATWITANS comes from the exons ATGCGAGTAGCTTTCCTTTTGTTGACCTTGGCGTTGGCTGTTACAG CCAAACCTCGCGATGAAAGGATAGTGGGCGGAACGGTCACAACCATCGAGCAATGGCCAATGGGCGTAGCTATGCTTCAATCCTTGGTTGGACTTGCACATATGCAGACCTGTGGAGGCTCCATACTCAATAACAGATCTGTGCTCTCTGCCGCTCACTGTTTTGt GCGTACGAGACCAATTCAGTGGCGCATGCGCATCGCTTCCACCAGGTCAAACTCTGGTGGTATCGTCCATGACACCGAGCGCATCATCAGCCACCCCAGCTTCGTCTCGCGCACCGCAGACAGCGATGTGGCCATCCTTCGCACCACCACGCGCATAGTGTTCAGCAACAGCGCTCGCGCGGGAGCCATCGCCGGCGCCAACTATAACCTGCCCGACAATTCTGTCGTTTGGGCTATCGGATGGGGAGTCACCTCT GAAGGAAGTATATTACCACCGGAGAGGCTGCGACAAGTACAGGTCTGGACTGTGAATCAAGCGATTTGCGCACAACGGTACGGTGCTAGAGGTCGTACCATCACTGCTAACATGCTGTGCTCCGGCTGGCTCGACGTCGGTGGTCGCGACCAGTGCCAGGGTGACTCCGGTGGCCCTCTTCTCCACAACAACGTGGTCGTGGGCGTTTGCTCGTTTGGCAACGGGTGCGCTAGGGCGCGCTACCCGGGTGTGAATGCTCGAGTGTCCCGCTTCGCTACATGGATCACGGCcaattcataa